One segment of Deltaproteobacteria bacterium DNA contains the following:
- a CDS encoding AAA family ATPase: MNCPSCDVENHAGRKFCVECGSRLALNCTACGTSYTAGEKFCGECGATLVSNSKFQVPSSQSPAPNTQSLTPRTQSPASYTPKHLVDKILQSKSALEGERKQVTVLFADVKGSMELAEQLDPEEWHQILDRFFAILTDGVHRFEGTVNQYTGDGIMALFGAPIAHEDHAQRACYAALQLRDEVTRYATEVKRVHGVGFSTRMGLNSGEVIVGRIGDDLRMDYTAQGHTVGLAQRMESLAEPNTCYLSAATAHLVAGFFALDDLGTFQVKGVSEPVGVFELRGAGALRTRFEVARARGLSRFVGRDTDMQALEDALAQAQAGNGQVVGLVAPAGTGKSRLGFEFLERCRTRGLTVNVGRAVAHGKHIPFLPMLEVFRSYYGITEADPDRVVREKIAGRLLLIDESFRELLPVVFEFFGVTDPQRPPPRMDPEAKQRQLFAVLRKVIRASNVENPPIMLIEDLHWIDAGSEAFLEQWVDAIAGSRALLLVAFRPEYHATWMSKSYYRQIPLAPLGPEAVHALLDDLLGHDASLAGLATMIHGRTGGNPFFTEEVVQSLIESGALNGTRGSYRLGTPITQLQVPPTVQALLSARIDRLGEWEKHVLQAAAVIGKDFSEPILQRVLSDVGAHGCAPSDLATALRTLKDAEFIFEQSLYPVAEYAFKHPLTQEVALGSQLQERRRRTHAAVAHALVEAQADRLDESAALLAHHYEEAGETGAAALRCGTRAYLTLAHAWCGQLREAERVADEIIELAREDPHLGASVAGFSPLLAARYVRSRCIGFTRDPATLLREIPLLRQLALDSGYPEPALWALSFGAEFKYALDSCDGTRALAQAAARLAEHLGVGNEIWAALAQCAALACEREWQPVLDTAGDALRLIRERGAARLAEPNFLAHIGAAQLALGNLEAGRAAAAEGVVFMRESKGAWSPHSYAVLARAQLALDEPEADIASTLDEYAALLERTEFHLFEGELYELRARLAEREGREAEKVVALQRAYDCYTRFGMTAHAERVAQEIA, from the coding sequence ATGAACTGTCCATCCTGCGATGTTGAGAATCACGCCGGTCGCAAGTTCTGTGTGGAGTGTGGCAGCCGGCTCGCACTGAACTGCACGGCTTGTGGCACGTCGTACACGGCTGGCGAGAAGTTCTGTGGCGAGTGCGGCGCGACGCTAGTTTCAAATTCCAAGTTTCAGGTTCCAAGTTCCCAATCCCCAGCCCCCAACACCCAATCCCTAACCCCTCGAACCCAATCCCCAGCCAGCTACACGCCCAAGCACCTCGTCGACAAGATCCTGCAATCGAAGTCCGCCCTCGAAGGCGAGCGCAAGCAGGTGACGGTGCTGTTCGCCGACGTGAAAGGGTCGATGGAGTTAGCCGAACAGCTCGACCCTGAAGAGTGGCACCAGATACTTGATCGTTTCTTTGCGATTCTGACCGACGGCGTGCACCGCTTCGAGGGGACGGTCAACCAGTACACGGGCGACGGTATTATGGCGCTGTTCGGTGCGCCGATCGCCCATGAGGATCACGCCCAACGCGCCTGTTATGCCGCGCTGCAGTTGCGCGACGAGGTGACTCGCTACGCCACCGAAGTGAAACGCGTACATGGCGTCGGCTTCTCGACTCGCATGGGCCTCAATTCGGGCGAAGTGATCGTCGGCAGGATCGGTGACGATCTACGCATGGATTACACCGCACAAGGTCACACCGTGGGACTGGCGCAGCGCATGGAGAGTCTCGCTGAGCCGAACACCTGCTACCTGAGCGCGGCGACGGCACACCTCGTGGCCGGTTTCTTTGCCCTCGACGACCTGGGTACGTTCCAGGTCAAAGGCGTCTCCGAGCCGGTCGGCGTCTTTGAGCTACGCGGCGCCGGTGCACTGCGCACGCGCTTCGAGGTGGCGCGCGCCCGTGGGCTCTCGCGCTTCGTGGGCCGCGATACCGACATGCAAGCGCTAGAAGATGCGTTGGCGCAAGCGCAGGCCGGCAACGGCCAGGTCGTGGGCCTTGTCGCCCCGGCCGGCACCGGCAAGAGCCGTCTGGGGTTTGAGTTTCTCGAACGCTGCCGAACGCGGGGGCTGACCGTCAATGTGGGCAGAGCCGTCGCCCACGGCAAGCACATCCCCTTCCTGCCGATGCTTGAGGTGTTTCGTAGCTACTACGGCATTACGGAAGCCGATCCCGACCGCGTGGTACGCGAGAAGATCGCCGGCCGTCTGCTGCTAATTGACGAGAGTTTCCGCGAGCTGCTCCCGGTGGTGTTCGAGTTCTTCGGCGTGACTGATCCGCAGCGCCCACCGCCGCGCATGGACCCCGAGGCCAAGCAGCGCCAACTCTTCGCGGTGCTGCGCAAGGTCATCCGCGCCAGCAACGTCGAAAACCCGCCGATCATGCTGATTGAGGATCTCCACTGGATCGACGCCGGCAGTGAAGCGTTCCTGGAGCAGTGGGTGGACGCGATCGCCGGCAGCCGTGCCCTGCTGCTGGTGGCCTTTCGCCCGGAGTACCACGCGACCTGGATGAGCAAGTCGTACTACCGGCAGATTCCCTTGGCGCCGCTGGGACCCGAGGCAGTGCACGCGCTGCTCGATGACCTGCTCGGTCACGATGCGAGCCTTGCCGGATTGGCCACGATGATCCACGGACGCACCGGCGGCAATCCCTTCTTTACGGAGGAAGTCGTCCAGTCGCTCATCGAGTCGGGTGCCCTCAACGGGACGCGTGGCAGCTACCGGTTGGGGACGCCGATCACCCAGCTCCAAGTTCCGCCCACGGTGCAGGCCCTCCTTTCCGCCCGTATCGATCGACTCGGGGAGTGGGAGAAGCATGTCCTGCAGGCGGCGGCGGTGATTGGCAAGGATTTCTCCGAACCGATTTTGCAACGCGTTTTGTCCGATGTAGGGGCGCACGGCTGTGCGCCCTCCGATCTTGCGACGGCGTTGCGCACGCTGAAGGACGCTGAGTTCATCTTTGAGCAGTCGCTGTATCCGGTGGCGGAGTACGCCTTCAAGCATCCGCTGACGCAAGAGGTGGCGCTGGGCTCGCAGCTTCAGGAGCGACGCCGACGCACACATGCGGCCGTGGCCCACGCGCTCGTCGAGGCGCAGGCGGATCGGCTGGACGAGAGCGCCGCGCTGCTGGCGCATCACTACGAGGAAGCGGGAGAGACCGGCGCTGCCGCGCTGCGCTGCGGGACGCGTGCGTATCTGACGCTTGCGCACGCTTGGTGTGGACAGTTGCGGGAAGCGGAACGCGTCGCCGACGAGATCATCGAGCTGGCCCGCGAAGATCCGCACCTGGGTGCCTCTGTGGCGGGTTTCAGTCCTTTGCTCGCGGCACGCTACGTCCGCTCTCGCTGCATCGGTTTCACACGCGACCCCGCGACGCTCCTGCGTGAGATTCCGCTCCTGCGCCAGTTGGCTTTGGACAGCGGCTACCCGGAACCGGCGCTGTGGGCGTTGTCTTTTGGAGCGGAGTTCAAATACGCGCTTGACAGCTGCGATGGCACGCGGGCGCTGGCGCAAGCCGCAGCACGGCTGGCGGAGCACCTCGGCGTCGGCAATGAGATCTGGGCAGCTCTCGCCCAGTGCGCTGCGCTCGCCTGCGAGCGCGAGTGGCAACCCGTGCTGGACACGGCCGGTGACGCGCTGCGTTTGATCCGTGAGCGAGGCGCCGCGCGGCTGGCCGAGCCGAATTTCCTGGCGCATATCGGTGCTGCGCAGCTCGCGCTCGGCAACCTGGAGGCGGGCCGTGCGGCGGCGGCAGAGGGCGTCGTGTTCATGCGCGAATCAAAGGGCGCGTGGAGCCCGCACAGCTACGCGGTGCTCGCCCGCGCCCAGCTCGCACTGGACGAGCCGGAGGCCGACATCGCCAGCACGCTCGACGAGTACGCGGCGCTGCTGGAGCGCACGGAGTTTCACCTCTTCGAGGGCGAGCTGTACGAGCTGCGGGCGCGGCTGGCCGAGCGTGAAGGCCGCGAGGCCGAAAAGGTTGTGGCCTTGCAGCGCGCTTATGACTGTTACACCCGCTTCGGCATGACCGCCCACGCCGAGCGGGTGGCGCAGGAGATCGCTTGA
- a CDS encoding alpha/beta hydrolase codes for MAGQQIIGPTSHYFYSQRLKLHYVDWGNPDKPLIVLVHGGRDHARNWDWVALALRDDYHVIVPDLRGHGDSEWARGSEYAMVEYVVDLAQMLSQLDAFPVTLIGHSLGGGIVLQYSGVYPEKVAKVVAIEGLGPPPHMLQQQSNYAHERMQLWISQMRDLAGRQPRLYKTLDEAVKRMQDANTRLSAEQAYHLTVHGTHRNEDGTYTWKFDNYVRAQSPYRFNVADAREIWGRITCPTLLFRGEESWASDPLADGRASAFQKVKVVNVPNAGHWVHHDQLERFLAEVQAFLRGSMA; via the coding sequence ATGGCTGGACAACAGATTATCGGACCGACTTCCCATTACTTTTACTCGCAACGCCTCAAGCTCCATTACGTCGATTGGGGCAACCCGGACAAACCGCTCATCGTGCTCGTGCATGGTGGAAGGGATCATGCCCGCAACTGGGACTGGGTGGCGCTGGCCCTGCGTGACGACTATCACGTGATCGTTCCCGACCTCCGTGGACACGGGGACTCCGAGTGGGCGCGCGGCAGCGAATACGCCATGGTCGAGTACGTGGTGGATCTCGCCCAGATGCTTTCGCAACTTGACGCTTTCCCGGTCACGTTGATCGGTCACTCGCTAGGCGGTGGCATCGTGCTGCAATACAGCGGCGTCTATCCCGAGAAAGTCGCCAAGGTCGTGGCCATCGAAGGGCTGGGGCCGCCGCCGCATATGCTTCAGCAGCAATCGAACTACGCTCACGAACGCATGCAACTCTGGATCTCGCAAATGCGCGACCTCGCCGGTCGTCAGCCCCGTCTGTACAAAACCCTCGACGAAGCGGTGAAGCGCATGCAAGACGCGAATACCCGGCTCTCGGCAGAGCAAGCCTATCATCTGACGGTCCACGGCACGCACCGCAACGAAGACGGCACCTATACCTGGAAGTTCGACAATTACGTCCGCGCACAGTCGCCCTACCGTTTCAATGTGGCCGACGCGCGGGAAATTTGGGGAAGGATTACTTGCCCGACCCTGCTGTTTCGCGGCGAGGAATCATGGGCATCCGATCCACTCGCCGACGGCCGCGCTAGCGCATTCCAAAAGGTCAAGGTCGTGAACGTGCCCAATGCCGGACATTGGGTGCACCATGATCAGCTTGAGCGGTTTTTGGCAGAGGTACAGGCGTTCCTGCGCGGGTCAATGGCATAA